From a region of the Mercurialis annua linkage group LG1-X, ddMerAnnu1.2, whole genome shotgun sequence genome:
- the LOC126664639 gene encoding WAT1-related protein At4g08300-like — translation MEEQSKCKKLCSGLVKAKPFIAMISLQFGYAGMYIVTMVSLKRGMNHYVLAVYRHVVATLVIAPFALLLERKIRPKMTLPIFLRIVALGFLEPVLDQNMYYVGMQYTSATFASASLNVLPAITFIMAIIFRLERVNIKRVRDIAKIVGTCVTVGGAMVMTMYKGPVLDIIRSHGATHNHATEPANQHWIMGTLLLLGSCCGWAGFFILQSFTLKKYPAELSLTALICLMGSVEGSIVALIMERDMTVWQIGFDSRLLAAVYTGVVCSGFAYYIQGMVIKERGPVFVTSFSPLCMIITAILGIIILSEQLHLGSVIGAVFIVIGLYSVVWGKSKDSSVNNLSAASSSSTMTNEKNGSTLELPISDTTKPSTNFGNSNNNNV, via the exons atgGAAGAGCAAAGCAAATGCAAGAAGCTATGCAGTGGATTAGTGAAAGCTAAACCATTTATAGCAATGATATCTCTGCAATTTGGATATGCAGGAATGTATATAGTTACTATGGTTTCCCTCAAACGTGGCATGAATCATTACGTTCTTGCTGTTTATCGTCATGTTGTCGCTACTCTCGTCATTGCCCCTTTCGCTCTTCTTCTTGAAAG GAAAATAAGGCCAAAGATGACGCTGCCTATCTTTCTCAGAATTGTAGCTCTTGGTTTTCTAGA GCCAGTGCTTGATCAGAATATGTACTATGTGGGTATGCAGTATACATCAGCAACATTTGCATCTGCCTCACTCAATGTTCTTCCTGCCATAACCTTTATCATGGCAATAATTTTCAG GTTGGAGAGAGTGAACATAAAAAGGGTACGAGATATAGCAAAGATTGTGGGAACATGTGTTACAGTTGGAGGAGCAATGGTGATGACAATGTATAAGGGCCCAGTCCTTGACATTATAAGGTCCCATGGAGCTACTCACAACCATGCCACTGAACCCGCTAATCAGCATTGGATTATGggaactcttcttcttcttggcaGTTGCTGTGGCTGGGCTGGCTTTTTTATTCTTCAG TCATTTACATTGAAGAAATACCCAGCAGAGCTTTCACTTACAGCGTTGATATGCTTGATGGGTTCGGTGGAAGGTTCAATAGTGGCACTTATCATGGAGAGAGATATGACTGTCTGGCAAATTGGCTTTGACTCAAGGCTTCTTGCTGCTGTTTACACT GGAGTGGTCTGCTCGGGATTTGCATATTATATTCAAGGAATGGTAATCAAAGAAAGAGGGCCTGTGTTTGTCACCTCTTTTAGCCCTCTCTGCATGATCATCACTGCTATTCTTGGAATCATTATTCTATCTGAACAACTTCACCTCGGAAG TGTAATTGGAGCAGTTTTCATAGTGATTGGGCTGTATTCAGTGGTATGGGGTAAAAGCAAGGATAGTAGTGTAAATAATTTATCAGcagcatcatcatcatcaacaatgACAAATGAGAAAAATGGCAGCACTCTTGAATTGCCCATTTCTGATACTACTAAACCATCAACCAATTTTGGTAACAGCAATAACAATAATGTGTAG